A window of the Dyadobacter pollutisoli genome harbors these coding sequences:
- a CDS encoding RidA family protein has protein sequence MPRQNILSGSPWEDKMGYCRAVRIGNIVEVAGTVAIVDGEKVKADDAFAQTNNIIERISKVLEDAGASLGDVVRTRIFTTDINCFDEIARAHGAYFGDIKPTTGIYEISKLVSPDYLVEIEFTAIVQ, from the coding sequence ATGCCAAGACAAAATATACTTTCCGGGTCGCCCTGGGAGGACAAAATGGGGTACTGCCGTGCCGTACGCATTGGAAACATCGTGGAAGTTGCCGGAACAGTAGCCATTGTAGACGGAGAAAAAGTAAAAGCTGACGACGCTTTTGCCCAAACCAACAACATTATCGAAAGAATTTCAAAGGTATTGGAAGATGCCGGCGCGAGCCTCGGTGACGTGGTCCGCACTCGCATCTTCACTACGGATATCAATTGTTTTGATGAAATCGCCCGCGCACATGGCGCATATTTCGGTGATATTAAGCCTACTACGGGCATTTACGAAATCAGCAAACTGGTTTCTCCTGACTATCTGGTTGAAATAGAGTTTACTGCTATTGTACAGTAA
- a CDS encoding Panacea domain-containing protein produces MSHPYSSSEIDKLGNAVVYLAGKINPLSKTKLLKLIYLIEEYSVRTYGLPFFNLNFSVWKLGPVSRDVFVDLSSDEPVLLEKYISRSFGSDGGIYIKPKVVFSDDEFSDNDMDLLEHVSETFKNFTAAELVELTHRKHSLWYITALENGVLEHLESGHMNSTEIAIDFSRLLDGLPLKKEIFEDQREYLKSSQALKI; encoded by the coding sequence ATGTCCCATCCCTATTCCAGCTCGGAGATTGATAAATTAGGTAATGCTGTGGTTTACCTGGCGGGAAAAATAAATCCGTTATCTAAAACTAAGCTGTTAAAACTAATTTATTTGATCGAGGAGTATTCGGTGAGAACTTATGGATTGCCTTTTTTTAACCTAAATTTCTCGGTTTGGAAACTTGGGCCAGTATCCAGAGATGTATTTGTTGATCTTTCTTCTGACGAACCTGTTTTACTGGAGAAATACATTTCTAGAAGTTTTGGTTCTGACGGCGGAATTTACATTAAGCCCAAGGTTGTATTCTCAGATGACGAGTTTTCAGATAACGACATGGATTTGTTAGAGCATGTCTCTGAAACATTCAAAAATTTCACCGCTGCCGAACTTGTTGAATTAACCCATCGCAAGCATTCTCTATGGTACATCACGGCCTTGGAAAATGGAGTGTTGGAACACCTGGAATCAGGGCATATGAATTCCACAGAAATCGCTATTGATTTTTCGAGATTATTGGACGGTTTACCATTGAAAAAAGAAATCTTTGAAGATCAACGTGAATATCTCAAAAGTAGCCAAGCGCTTAAAATTTGA
- the recQ gene encoding DNA helicase RecQ: MSDNKLDALKRYFGYDSFRPQQSQIIDTVMENRDCLVLMPTGGGKSVCFQIPAILRQGLTVVISPLIALMKDQVEALRGNGVNAAFLNSTLSSAEQDQVMWQAKVGELKLLYIAPERLFSGNTFEFLREWNVCLFAIDESHCISSWGHDFRPEYRQLTNLKLRFPDVPIIALTATADRVTRRDILKQLNIEHAETFIASFDRPNLNLSVLPGRKRLQQIQSFINKHDGQAGIIYCLSRKGTETVAASLRNAGFKAEFYHAGLAADKRSKVQEQFLRDDIQVIVATIAFGMGIDKSNVRWVIHYNLPSNVESFYQEIGRAGRDGSPSDTVLFYSYMDIITRQDMINNSDQSAEQKELLHAKLNRMKQYAEADICRRRILLSYFNEAVEKDCGNCDVCRNPRTRFDATIIAQKALSGIARTDQKIAMGMLIDILRGSRNRNVLQHGYERLPTFGVGIELRGEEWAEYISQLLNSGVMDIAYDEGHSFKLNPVSRQILKGERKVELVKFIPISERKAKEEELVPKEKPKQEIIRDALFERLRILRKQMADALGVPPYVVFSDATLSEMAQKKPVSEAQMKAVSGIGAEKFRRYGETFINEILSFAKENTKPGTRVIKGMTYIETLDLYKEGYLLNDIAQKRDLSTVTIISHLVKLKEDGHDIDLKGLIDKKAYQTIIQAAQEIQTSKNDPLKPLFELLNEQFDYGQIRLALAIWEEER, from the coding sequence ATGTCAGACAACAAACTAGACGCACTAAAAAGATATTTCGGTTACGACTCCTTTCGCCCACAGCAGTCTCAGATCATCGATACTGTGATGGAAAACCGGGATTGCCTTGTACTAATGCCTACCGGCGGAGGAAAATCCGTCTGTTTTCAGATCCCGGCTATCCTCCGCCAGGGACTGACGGTAGTCATTTCTCCGTTGATCGCATTAATGAAAGACCAGGTGGAAGCGCTGCGCGGTAATGGTGTCAACGCGGCGTTTCTGAATTCCACATTGTCTTCTGCGGAGCAGGATCAGGTCATGTGGCAGGCGAAAGTTGGTGAACTAAAATTGCTCTACATTGCCCCCGAGAGGCTTTTTTCAGGAAATACATTTGAATTTCTGCGCGAATGGAATGTCTGTCTTTTCGCGATAGACGAGTCGCATTGTATTTCATCCTGGGGGCACGATTTTCGCCCGGAGTACCGGCAGCTGACCAACCTGAAACTACGCTTTCCCGATGTGCCGATCATCGCGCTCACTGCTACTGCCGACCGGGTTACGCGCAGAGATATTTTGAAACAGCTTAATATAGAGCACGCCGAAACATTCATTGCAAGTTTTGATCGCCCTAACCTCAATCTGAGTGTGTTACCAGGCCGGAAACGGTTGCAGCAGATCCAGAGCTTTATCAATAAACACGATGGGCAAGCCGGTATTATCTACTGCCTGAGCCGTAAAGGCACAGAAACCGTAGCAGCCAGTCTCCGGAATGCGGGTTTCAAAGCAGAATTTTACCATGCAGGACTTGCCGCTGACAAACGTTCGAAGGTCCAGGAGCAGTTTCTGAGAGACGACATTCAGGTGATCGTGGCTACCATTGCTTTTGGAATGGGTATTGATAAATCCAATGTGCGCTGGGTGATCCACTACAACCTGCCTTCCAATGTTGAGAGCTTTTACCAGGAAATAGGAAGGGCAGGCCGCGACGGTTCACCGTCAGATACCGTTTTGTTTTACAGCTACATGGACATCATTACCCGCCAGGATATGATCAATAATTCCGATCAGTCGGCCGAGCAAAAGGAGTTGCTGCACGCAAAGCTGAACCGTATGAAACAGTATGCGGAGGCAGATATTTGCCGCAGGCGGATTTTACTGAGTTATTTTAATGAAGCGGTCGAAAAAGATTGCGGAAACTGCGATGTGTGCCGGAACCCGAGGACCCGTTTTGATGCTACCATCATTGCCCAAAAAGCATTGTCAGGTATAGCCCGCACCGATCAAAAAATAGCGATGGGGATGCTCATTGACATTTTGCGGGGCAGCCGCAACCGAAATGTACTGCAACATGGCTACGAACGTCTGCCTACATTTGGTGTCGGTATCGAGCTGCGGGGTGAAGAGTGGGCGGAATACATTAGCCAGCTTTTGAATTCCGGTGTCATGGATATCGCTTATGACGAAGGACATTCTTTTAAACTCAATCCGGTCAGCAGGCAAATTTTGAAAGGTGAGCGAAAAGTAGAACTCGTGAAGTTCATCCCGATCAGCGAGCGTAAAGCGAAAGAAGAGGAGCTGGTACCCAAGGAAAAGCCAAAGCAAGAGATTATTCGCGATGCCCTATTTGAGAGACTGAGAATACTAAGGAAGCAAATGGCAGATGCGCTTGGCGTCCCACCATATGTCGTTTTCAGTGATGCAACATTGTCCGAAATGGCACAGAAAAAACCTGTTTCCGAGGCGCAAATGAAAGCGGTTTCGGGGATTGGAGCCGAGAAATTCAGACGATACGGGGAAACATTTATCAATGAAATCCTGTCGTTCGCGAAGGAAAATACAAAACCAGGAACGAGGGTCATCAAGGGAATGACATACATCGAAACGCTGGATCTGTACAAAGAAGGCTATTTACTGAATGACATTGCCCAAAAAAGAGATCTCAGTACCGTTACCATCATCTCGCATTTGGTCAAATTAAAAGAGGACGGACACGATATCGATCTAAAAGGATTGATTGACAAAAAAGCCTACCAGACCATCATTCAGGCAGCGCAGGAGATCCAGACAAGTAAAAACGATCCATTGAAACCACTGTTTGAGCTTCTCAACGAGCAGTTCGACTATGGACAGATCAGGCTGGCGCTGGCAATTTGGGAAGAAGAGCGGTGA
- a CDS encoding ComEA family DNA-binding protein: protein MLKLSGTAYAFNIYSLLLKRYFLLISIYLSVAPLLSAQEPPRKEIDIAQFIQTLFPVPAEDNDDSDLYESLLQLYASPLDLNTVTSDELSATLILSETQLRSFFDYREKLGPLLSLYELQAIPGFDLSTIQKLLPFVIIKPKPVSFRESLKNPSQHFLMLRSGKLVEKQKGFTVPDSGSNATTRYQGRAGNGYLRYRNARTGSYSFGFTLEKDAGEKFWNWEAGKQIFGIDFSSLHAQIMNRGKLKNLIIGDYQVQAGQGMVLGAGFSLGKGSEVIRTVYRSTLGIRPYTSVVEANFLRGIAATYAIASRIDLTTFYSATRRDASQEQIFDEIITTSLPISGYHRTPSEREKHNILAERNAGMHILYKPSSQKGQLGFTLLHTSYRSTIRKRDLPYNRFEFSGRQNIIAGVHGDYRWQNFHFFGEGAVSKSGGSGLLAGVIAGLGKKWDLSLLARHYSRSFHTFYGNSVSESTRPINEAGAYAGLRYMPNRRWQFSAYYDRFRFPWLKYQVDAPSKGFDYYLHTLYKHNKRFNAYMLYHEKYKQHNQPGDLPSLPLATTIRRTAMINVEYEVPLRFAVRTRFQYGNFAYKHISKSNGLTVFQDITWHFTKMEFSGRLAFFKTDDYDSRQYAYEKDMLYAFSIPAYYDTGTRHYLMLRYNISKDLKLWLRWSQTRYANLDKISSGLNEIEGNKRSEIKAQMMYQF, encoded by the coding sequence ATGCTAAAACTCTCAGGAACTGCATACGCTTTTAACATTTACAGTTTGTTACTGAAACGGTATTTTTTACTGATCAGCATTTATTTAAGCGTTGCCCCTCTCCTCTCCGCTCAGGAACCTCCACGCAAGGAAATTGATATCGCCCAATTCATTCAGACCCTTTTCCCGGTTCCGGCCGAGGACAATGATGATTCCGACCTGTATGAATCTCTTTTGCAGCTATATGCGAGCCCACTCGATCTGAACACGGTAACTTCCGACGAGCTTTCAGCTACATTGATCCTTTCCGAAACGCAGCTACGTTCCTTTTTTGATTATCGTGAAAAATTAGGCCCGCTACTGTCATTGTACGAGTTACAAGCCATTCCCGGTTTCGATCTGTCCACGATTCAGAAACTGCTGCCTTTTGTTATTATCAAACCCAAACCGGTTTCATTTCGCGAATCACTCAAAAATCCCAGCCAGCATTTTCTCATGCTCCGGTCGGGAAAGTTAGTTGAAAAGCAAAAAGGATTTACCGTTCCCGACTCCGGCTCCAATGCTACTACCCGTTACCAGGGCCGGGCCGGAAATGGCTACCTGAGATACCGCAATGCCCGGACCGGATCGTACAGTTTCGGATTTACATTGGAGAAAGATGCAGGAGAAAAGTTCTGGAACTGGGAAGCCGGAAAGCAAATATTTGGAATAGACTTTTCATCATTACATGCACAAATTATGAACCGTGGAAAGCTCAAAAACCTGATCATAGGTGACTACCAGGTTCAGGCAGGCCAGGGAATGGTTCTCGGCGCAGGATTTTCATTGGGTAAGGGGTCGGAAGTGATCAGGACTGTTTACAGAAGTACATTAGGTATCAGGCCCTACACCTCCGTGGTGGAAGCCAATTTCCTGAGAGGAATTGCCGCTACGTACGCCATCGCTTCCCGTATTGACCTCACTACATTTTATTCCGCAACCCGGCGAGACGCAAGTCAGGAGCAAATCTTCGATGAGATTATCACTACTTCTCTCCCCATTTCAGGCTACCACCGGACTCCGAGTGAGCGCGAAAAACACAATATCCTGGCTGAACGGAATGCCGGAATGCACATTCTGTACAAACCCTCCTCACAAAAAGGACAGCTCGGCTTTACATTGCTGCATACTTCCTATCGTTCAACGATCCGTAAGAGAGATCTTCCATATAATCGCTTTGAGTTTTCGGGGAGACAAAACATCATTGCCGGTGTCCATGGCGACTACCGATGGCAGAATTTTCACTTTTTCGGGGAAGGTGCCGTTTCCAAAAGCGGTGGCAGTGGTTTGCTGGCAGGGGTTATCGCCGGGCTGGGAAAGAAATGGGACTTGTCGCTGCTGGCCAGACATTACTCCCGTAGCTTTCATACATTTTATGGCAACTCCGTGAGTGAATCCACACGGCCTATCAATGAGGCAGGTGCATATGCCGGACTCAGGTACATGCCAAACCGCCGCTGGCAATTCAGCGCATACTATGACCGATTCCGGTTTCCCTGGCTCAAATACCAAGTCGACGCACCTTCGAAAGGCTTTGACTACTACCTACATACACTTTACAAACACAATAAACGGTTCAATGCCTATATGCTATACCACGAAAAATATAAACAACACAACCAGCCTGGCGACCTGCCTTCACTTCCGCTGGCGACCACGATCCGCCGCACAGCGATGATCAATGTCGAGTACGAAGTTCCGCTACGCTTTGCTGTGCGCACGCGGTTTCAATATGGCAACTTTGCTTACAAGCACATTTCCAAATCGAACGGATTAACTGTTTTCCAGGACATTACCTGGCATTTTACAAAAATGGAGTTCAGTGGTAGACTGGCTTTTTTCAAAACAGATGACTACGACAGCCGACAATATGCCTACGAAAAAGATATGCTTTATGCCTTCTCGATTCCCGCCTACTACGACACCGGCACCCGACATTATTTAATGTTGAGATATAATATATCCAAAGACCTGAAACTGTGGTTACGATGGTCGCAAACCAGGTATGCCAATCTGGACAAGATCAGTTCGGGTTTGAACGAAATTGAAGGAAATAAACGAAGCGAAATCAAAGCACAGATGATGTATCAGTTCTGA
- the nadC gene encoding carboxylating nicotinate-nucleotide diphosphorylase — METNPHELRNLVRLALLEDIGDGDHSSLSSVPANATKRAKLLVKQNGILAGVEVATIIFEETATYYNDPPLKINVLLFDGSPVKIGDVVLTVEGNARLILKSERLVLNIMQRMSGIATYARQMSALIADLPVKLLDTRKTTPNFRLFEKMAVKIGGAVNHRMGLYDMIMLKDNHVDYAGGIEAAITGARKYLKETGRDLKIEIETRNLAEVDEVLRVGAVDIIMLDNFSLDDMREAVKRIGDRFETEASGNITEKTLRAVAETGVDGISSGALTHQARSLDLSLKAF, encoded by the coding sequence ATGGAAACTAACCCGCATGAGCTACGCAACCTTGTCAGGCTTGCTTTACTGGAAGATATTGGCGACGGAGACCATTCTTCTCTCTCCTCTGTACCTGCAAATGCGACTAAACGCGCAAAGCTGTTGGTCAAGCAAAACGGAATCCTGGCGGGCGTGGAAGTAGCCACGATCATCTTCGAAGAGACTGCAACTTACTATAATGATCCCCCCCTGAAAATAAATGTGTTACTTTTTGATGGATCTCCCGTCAAAATAGGAGACGTGGTATTAACGGTGGAAGGAAATGCGCGGTTAATCCTGAAATCCGAGCGATTGGTACTCAATATTATGCAGCGAATGAGCGGTATCGCCACCTACGCAAGGCAAATGAGTGCATTGATCGCGGATTTGCCTGTGAAGCTGCTGGATACCCGTAAGACGACGCCAAACTTCCGTTTATTCGAAAAAATGGCGGTGAAAATCGGTGGCGCGGTGAATCACCGAATGGGGCTTTACGACATGATTATGCTGAAAGATAATCATGTGGATTATGCAGGAGGCATTGAAGCAGCGATTACCGGCGCGCGAAAATATTTGAAAGAAACAGGCAGAGACCTGAAAATTGAAATAGAAACACGGAATCTGGCAGAGGTAGATGAAGTATTGCGGGTCGGAGCGGTGGATATCATTATGCTGGACAATTTTTCGCTGGACGACATGCGCGAGGCGGTGAAGAGAATCGGTGATCGTTTTGAAACCGAGGCTTCCGGCAACATTACTGAAAAAACATTACGTGCTGTGGCAGAAACCGGCGTGGATGGCATATCCAGCGGGGCGCTCACCCACCAGGCACGAAGTCTGGATTTAAGTTTAAAAGCCTTCTAA